One part of the Dermacentor andersoni chromosome 2, qqDerAnde1_hic_scaffold, whole genome shotgun sequence genome encodes these proteins:
- the LOC126540437 gene encoding uncharacterized protein: MRSAILLLFCVATAYGQQKGGTIGNPSLGGLSRPGSGPNVIGGAGPSAPGMQPTFGEGAEGGPGATIGGSGVGPSVTGGPGMGAGGGGGIGPGGPIGGSEPTEVFGENPEGEIGGGGGIVGFGSDHGQLDLFTLLLRQIFLAYGADPLKLPEMTLPFSSILRMSGTVRTFNSFVYGLSHVKRTGPCFVTADHSGMRLGLDLGITDVFGNSSATVTMNRRNIKKQLVHFTVIVKKARAILEIAQTGPHEIHVTNFKILFLQGFRLFLKPHEPSRKPLFRTFLRAAQSFLERSVKKRLEPLVRKAVDDQIKQVLAYLNRQAELRPKPRLPPELFTGAVDSILDGGAPGGAFPSGRPSGVGPGVGPGVGVSGVGPVGPAGNGPSSAGGMLPSGGPSNAVGGVGSSLSGLGGGPSGPAGRPSGPGIGSGNSLAAGGDMSASLPGAQAGLSGQQKLTIKG, from the exons AGGGCGGCACTATAGGCAACCCTAGTCTTGGTGGACTTTCCAGGCCAGGAAGTGGACCAAATGTCATAGGAGGAGCGGGGCCAAGTGCCCCCGGAATGCAGCCTACCTTCGGAGAAGGTGCAGAAGGTGGCCCAGGTGCAACTATAGGAGGATCAGGCGTTGGACCGAGTGTGACCGGAGGACCTGGAATGGGAGCGGGCGGTGGCGGCGGAATAGGACCCGGAGGTCCGATTGGTGGGTCTGAACCAACAGAGGTCTTCGGAGAGAACCCCGAAGGTGAAATTGGAGGTGGTGGAGGCATAGTAGGATTCGGTTCAGATCACGGACAGCTGGACCTGTTCACACTGCTACTCCGCCAGATCTTCTTGGCTTACGGGGCAGACCCGTTGAAGCTTCCCGAAATGACCTTGCCATTTTCCAGCATCTTGCGCATGTCGGGAACCGTGCGTACCTTCAACTCCTTCGTGTACGGCCTGTCTCACGTGAAACGCACGGGTCCTTGCTTCGTTACGGCCGACCACAGCGGCATGCGCCTCGGCCTCGACCTGGGCATCACGGACGTGTTCGGAAACTCGTCGGCCACCGTGACGATGAACAGAAGGAATATTAAAAAGCAGCTCGTGCACTTCACTGTGATCGTCAAGAAAGCCCGTGCCATCCTCGAAATAGCGCA AACGGGTCCCCATGAGATCCACGTGACAAACTTCAAGATCCTATTTCTTCAAGGCTTCAGGCTGTTCCTCAAGCCACACGAGCCGTCGAGAAAGCCACTGTTCCGCACGTTCCTGCGCGCTGCGCAGTCGTTCCTCGAGCGGTCAGTCAAGAAGCGCCTCGAGCCCCTGGTGCGCAAGGCCGTCGACGACCAGATTAAGCAGGTTCTGGCCTACCTGAATCGCCAGGCTGAACTCAGGCCCAAGCCACGGCTGCCGCCCGAGCTCTTCACGGGTGCAGTAGATAGCATTTTGGACGGCGGCGCTCCTGGCGGTGCATTCCCCTCAGGAAGACCCTCTGGTGTCGGACCAGGTGTCGGTCCTGGCGTCGGAGTGTCAGGTGTCGGACCGGTTGGACCTGCAGGTAACGGCCCATCATCTGCGGGCGGCATGCTGCCTTCAGGAGGGCCGTCAAATGCAGTTGGTGGTGTCGGTTCATCACTCTCAGGTCTAGGTGGCGGACCGTCAGGGCCTGCGGGTCGCCCCTCAGGACCAGGAATCGGGTCTGGAAATTCATTAGCCGCAGGTGGCGACATGTCAGCCTCACTTCCCGGTGCACAAGCCGGTTTAAGCGGCCAACAGAAACTCACTATCAAAGGCTAA